The genomic DNA GTACTTCTTGGACACAACAAAGATTGTTGTCTTTTCCTCGGAGACTCGTTGTTTCTATCTGAACGTAGCTGTTTGGGNTCTAAATCATTTTAGCCATTTCAACATTCATTCCGTTTTTTGACACAGTTTTTAGTAAACACTTTTTACCGGTCTAACTTGGATCAAAGCAGTTTGATTTATCTTTGATTGAGCACTACTAATCAACAAAGATAGAGAGAACAGAGCTATGTTCCTTCTTTTGCAAGCAATCGAAACTTGTTAAAAACAATTTACACATCCCCCAGTGTTAATACTCTTTAGCTCCTGGAAGGAAAATTACCAAACTCAAaccacaagaaaaagaaaagaaaagagaagagaatcaTAATCTAAACAAGAAACGAAGAATGCATCCTCGATTTAGCGCTTTGGTTACGATTCAATCGATCAGAAAGTCCTCCTCCGTAGTAACCGGGGCTTCCAACATCCGCACTCTCTTCTGCAACCGCCGTGTAGTAGTAATACTGTCCCTGAACAGATCTCTTGTAGCCACTGGTATCATTAGAGACCTCAGCTCTCTGTTTCGGTGCGCTCTGTGACCGGACTTTAGCTTTATAAGACTCTGTGTTAGCCATGTAATTCGGATGATACCCCGAGTAGTAATAGTTATTACATCCCCAAGAATACTCGCTTCTTGATGTCGGCGTAAACGGAGTTCTTCGTCTTGATCCACTAGACCCAACTTGAGGACTATTCTCTGTACTTCTTGGACACAACAAAGATTGTTGTCTTTTCCTCGGAGACTCGTTGTTTCTATCTGAACGTAGCTGTTTGGGATGAAAATGAGGCTTCCAAGTATCCACTTCTAGGATCTTGTCTTCGTCTTGGACTTCCTCGGCTTGCCAATCTAACCGCTTAGAGCCACCTCGGTGGTCCATAGAGATGACTTCAGCGTTTGAAACGCAGCGAGTGTGGAGAGAAcgtggagaagaagaggaagatgggaATAATAGAGCGGTCGAGGAGtggaaagaaacagaggagtgaGAAGAACGAGAGGCTCGAGCACGAGCTTGAGATTGGAGACGAACCAGAGTTTGCATCCTTCTAAGCATATCTGCGGTTTGTTTTCTCACTATGTTTCCTCTCACTAACGCTTGAAGCTTCACTAATGCCTTTAATGCTCTTAATGCCCTCCTCGCCTGAAATGTAACACATTAGCCaaaatagaaccaaaaaaaaaacttcaatgcAGACAATAAATGCAACAAGACACAAGTTACAATCGTTTGCATGTACTTCCGAAGCCAATgtataaagtttataatttttgactTCGTATAAAATAATTTGGCTCCACCACAAATAATCGAAGTTGAGTTTGTTTGAAAGGGAATGATAACAAGGACAAGACGAGTTTAATGATTTGTTAAAGACACAATCATCGTTAATTTTGAAAACCGCTAATGGGATTAGTGGTTTGTGAAATTATTCTATCTTGCTTTTAGTTTCCCAACCACTTCCACTTGGTACCAAAAACTAGATATAGTAATCACAGAGCCCACCATTCTCGAAAGTATTATGTCTCAACTCAAGGTCAAatgtacacacacacacacgagtTCTTCTTTTCACATTGGTCAAGATGTGAGAACACACATACTAGATCTTGGAAATAACATAATTTAACTCGAATTAAAGAATCTCCAAATTCCGTGTTTTGAacccttttatttataaacaaatttattcatcCATAAGAACTTGAAAAAgagttggaaaaaaaacatggttaaaaaatgaaactttattAACTAAAAGTGAAGATAAAATAGGCAACTTGTAAAAGTTTTTGGCTAAAGATTTCAACTTTAAAGTTTCTGTcctaaagaaaaagagaaccCATCTGTAAAATACTAattagtcttatttatttccataaagttcagaactaaaaaaaaaaaaagcagaaaataacgtggaaagaaagaaagaaaaaaaaaaaaaagaacttggcCCATCATACAACTAAAATCAAATGATTCACACCAACAATAATCTAACTTCATCTCAAAAAATTCTTATCAGATCTTTCATCAAATTTTCCTGAGTagttaaagaaataaaacaagtttttaagtACTCTCTAATTCATAACCACTAAAAATAGTGTCGGCAGAATGTAACAAGTTTCAAAGAAACTTCTATGATTCACatttgtttgtcttcttcttcttctatagtCAGTTTCTTTCGGACCAAAACCCCAcacaagaaaatacaaaattttacccattgtttccaatttttcaaaattttgaattttgggaaTGATTTAAACAACAAAACCCCGAATTTTCAGACAGCTAGTTCACACTACGTTAAAgaattttaggaaagtttcctTAATAGACTAAAAGATTAATTAAGGAAAGAACAGAGATAAGAGttttcaagattcaagaaaatcaagaaaaatgagTAAACTACTAACCAGATAACCACGAAAAGATGATTGAATCTTCATAGCCGCGAGATTCTCCTGAGCCCACCGACGGTTACTTCTTCCGATTTGAAACACCGACGAGTTTCCTCCACCGCCACCGTTTCTCCCGCTTCCGTTTCCGCTAGTGAGTCTGACGACTTCCGCAGCCGCATGAGCAGCAGTAAGAGCAGCTTCAGCCACAGCAGCAGTCGCAGCCGCAACGGCTATCGCATGTTTGTCGGCATCCAAACCATTTTCCTCAACCACCACCGAAGCCGACGACTTGGACGGAGCTCTCTTGCTGGAATTAGAAGATCTGGTGGTGGTGAAGCTCCACCTCCGTTTATTATCTGACTTTTTTTTACTTCCCCCGAAAAGTCTCCCGAAAAAGCCCATCGTTCATCGTCGGAAACTCGCCGGAGAATGTTTACCGTAGATTTATTTCCCCGGTTAATCTACTACACTCTTCATCATCATGTACTTGCTGagactttattttatttttaagttacaaagaaagaaaaaaaacataaaacgtTTTGGTAATGGAGAGAGAGCTTTTAACggcttatatatatacacattcagACAGATTACAGAGTACGCATCCACGCGCCAAGATGTAAAGCGTTGGTTACACGCGTATGTTTTTGAAAGgctttaataagtaaaaaaaaaagagcgtCGGTTAAAGTCAATGGGCCTGACTACACTTCCTACCAACCGTACCAGATCTCTTCTTTGTGTTTCGGTTTCAAACCCTTTTATTATAACATACGTcacttttatgttttctttttttttgagtatgTGTGTAATGTGAAATGGGATGTGAAATTGTGAAGTgatgaatattagatatttgaATTATGTAAtgttgagaaaaaataaaattttcattttgtaaaaaaaaaagagagaataattgGGAGGACGTGTCATTCTTTGAAGCCCATACTTTCACTGGAGTCTAGTGTCTACGACTTCTGCATACtgcagctttttttttttgtttctttgttccaATGACTGCAAAACTATACAATTTGTGTtgggaatatatttttttaaaaacagatttttttgttgttgttgttgttgttgacttgttgttgtGTGGATGATACTGGATAGGTGGTTTATCTTTTAATCCAGACCACATAATGTTACATATGTTGTTATTGTGGTGGCATACTGGCATAATTCAAAGTCTTATACTCTTTATTGCAACACTAAAGATGTTACCCATATATTTCTAACCCAATTTGAAAGCTTTATAATTCCTTCCAAGTCACTTATTATTCGTTGTCGTTTATTTTCTACTCATTATGAGGATGCAGTTTAGAAGTAGCTCAGTAagtttatatgaaaaaagaaaataatagggAATATTCGAAAATAGAAATAGATGTGATGTACATGATAACGATCGTCTAGACTAGATCAAACCCCTATATCTTATCCTCAAGTCTTATTCAGCAATCAGCACTAGGGGTCAGGTATTTGTAGACTTTCTAGCTTCTTAAACACACATACTCCACTTTTTAgcttaacaaacaaaacaacttgcATGATTTTTCCATGCATGTTTTAACAACCTACAACTAATCTAGGAGTACTTTTCCGATAACTAGACTTTCGTACATGATTAAAAGCATTTATTTCGTACAGGGAAGTTTTATCCTCATAATTAGCAAAGCCGTATTATTACACTAGTACATAAATTTTCAAGCAAAACTTCTCAGAACTTTATTACaagtattaaaagaaaacaaaaggcaGGAgcgagaaaaaaacataaaaatagaatttttatcgttattcttttttttttttatccatttcCCTCTCGATCATCTCAGAATTGACTCGTAGCTAAACTAAGCACTTATACCTGCACAACAcaaaccaaaagacaaaaaaacctCAGAAAAGAGTTATGAAAATACGAGTCTATACATCATATATAAAAGAACACTAGTCGAGTTAGCTAGAGCCTATAGAGTTGATATTTCAGGTACGATTCTACTTCATCTACCTTTTAAAAATGgctaatatttttttagctaGCCCAACAAATTTCTAttgtattatttataaaatcgTATAGATGTTGACAACAAAGCTATCGTATCCAAACTCAAACTATGTATTGAGATTTTTTCTGTTCATGCTCATCTTGGAACGAACCAAATTTTCCAAACTTATGGTTAAAAGTGAATAAATCAGTACCGCAATCCACAGGAGGAAGGCTACAAAGCGCAGGAAGAGAGGTAGCTGCGCGGAGAGCGTTGCATAGACAATCTCTGTTAGTTGATTGAAGTGCGGCGCAACACTCTGAATTCGGTCTGCCTGAACCCGGCAGCACCATGGCAGCACACACCTGAACATTTGCTAGATCGTTGCCACATTCTTGGGCTTGACCCATCAGTATAGCACCCATGGCTGAGAACGGCTGCCAAAGACTTTAACGATGCCATAGataagtttgtttctttatatgtATATCTGATGTAGTTCTATCTATATGATTTAATTAGGACCTCACAgcaatatatgaatatttatataatgtcACGAGTGTGTATATTTTGAGAGATTAATTAGATAAAGAAGCGCGGAGACGTTTGGCATGGCCACATGGTCTGGTTGGTTCATAAGATTAACATgcgaaaaaaaactaaattaaagaaTATCACAACTGTTCcatttttagtttgtttgtttttttttcataaattaaatcCACGCTGAGTGCATTTATACGTGTACTCagttatcttattatatacaaataacTATAGTATCTATACAAAGAGTTGATTAATTAGCTAGAATCTCTTCTATATTGTGGGGTGGATTTAGTAGGATGGTTGGTATATGGAAAATGAAAAGTATatgtttttcaagttttttttttttttttttgtataatttttaattaaaccttgcatactatatttttaaaaaaatgcataGAGACATTTCATCATAATTTCACTATTTCAGAGTCAGAATTAGCAGACTACATATATCCAGCCTATAATAAATGTTATCATTCGACTTGAAAACAGAAGGTGATGTTGAGGCCATCTTTATAGGCATAACACCAAGGATGTTCTTAGcacaaaaaattagaaaaataatgaatagtggcatAAGAACACCAAGATCAGTTCTTAATGTAGAACTGTTCTTGGCTCAGTTCTAAGCTGATGTGGCAAACTGtgaatagatattattttttgtaaacaatttttcacaaattaaaagaggatttgattgagaatatatagagtaaatttggacattaaactatatattaattaaataaaatgtttgtgtgctttaattaagtaatatgtttgttttttttctttttttaatgtttttttgtttcataaaattttggtattgtattttgaattttagtaaaagttttataagtttgcaatttaaatgttattttataagtttttataattg from Camelina sativa cultivar DH55 chromosome 2, Cs, whole genome shotgun sequence includes the following:
- the LOC104739523 gene encoding protein IQ-DOMAIN 14-like isoform X2, coding for MGFFGRLFGGSKKKSDNKRRWSFTTTRSSNSSKRAPSKSSASVVVEENGLDADKHAIAVAAATAAVAEAALTAAHAAAEVVRLTSGNGSGRNGGGGGNSSVFQIGRSNRRWAQENLAAMKIQSSFRGYLARRALRALKALVKLQALVRGNIVRKQTADMLRRMQTLVRLQSQARARASRSSHSSVSFHSSTALLFPSSSSSPRSLHTRCVSNAEVISMDHRGGSKRLDWQAEEVQDEDKILEVDTWKPHFHPKQLRSDRNNESPRKRQQSLLCPRSTENSPQVGSSGSRRRTPFTPTSRSEYSWGCNNYYYSGYHPNYMANTESYKAKVRSQSAPKQRAEVSNDTSGYKRSVQGQYYYYTAVAEESADVGSPGYYGGGLSDRLNRNQSAKSRMHSSFLV
- the LOC104739523 gene encoding protein IQ-DOMAIN 14-like isoform X1, giving the protein MGFFGRLFGGSKKKSDNKRRWSFTTTRSSNSSKRAPSKSSASVVVEENGLDADKHAIAVAAATAAVAEAALTAAHAAAEVVRLTSGNGSGRNGGGGGNSSVFQIGRSNRRWAQENLAAMKIQSSFRGYLARRALRALKALVKLQALVRGNIVRKQTADMLRRMQTLVRLQSQARARASRSSHSSVSFHSSTALLFPSSSSSPRSLHTRCVSNAEVISMDHRGGSKRLDWQAEEVQDEDKILEVDTWKPHFHPKQLRSDRNNESPRKRQQSLLCPRSTENSPQVGSSGSRRRTPFTPTSRSEYSWGCNNYYYSGYHPNYMANTESYKAKVRSQSAPKQRAEVSNDTSGYKRSVQGQYYYYTAVAEESADVGSPGYYGGGLSDRLNRNQSAKSRMHSSFLV